From a region of the Vicinamibacterales bacterium genome:
- a CDS encoding DUF2490 domain-containing protein, which translates to MQRRHRDAHAPRRVAGRVRTAVAVLLLWLGPAAAARAQGSPDGQLWFQALAIGQLSEAWRAHLEGQPRVFDSASELGLTIVRGAVGRRLGARSVLWAGYAWVPRTFGPGVRHETRVWQQFTASAPPVAGWTASTRLRLEQRRLDPWDGTSHRLRILGRAQRRFGASPWGFGFYNETMLTLDDTARGPERGFDRNRFYTGVLRQLSPTFSTELGYIWEHAATGGPGRRDDHALMSVVNIAFSRR; encoded by the coding sequence ATGCAACGGCGGCACCGCGACGCTCACGCCCCCCGCCGGGTGGCCGGCCGGGTCCGGACGGCCGTGGCCGTGCTGCTCCTCTGGCTGGGGCCCGCCGCGGCCGCCCGCGCCCAGGGCTCGCCCGACGGGCAGCTGTGGTTCCAGGCCCTTGCGATCGGGCAGCTCTCCGAAGCCTGGCGGGCGCACCTCGAGGGGCAGCCCCGGGTCTTCGACTCCGCCTCGGAGCTGGGCCTGACGATCGTCCGTGGCGCCGTCGGCCGCCGACTGGGCGCGCGCAGCGTGCTGTGGGCGGGCTACGCCTGGGTGCCCCGCACCTTCGGCCCGGGCGTCCGCCACGAGACCCGTGTCTGGCAGCAGTTCACGGCCAGCGCGCCGCCGGTCGCCGGCTGGACCGCCTCGACCCGCCTCAGGCTCGAACAGCGCAGGCTCGACCCGTGGGACGGCACGTCCCACCGGCTCCGCATCCTGGGCCGCGCCCAGCGCCGGTTCGGCGCCAGCCCCTGGGGCTTCGGCTTCTACAACGAGACGATGCTCACGCTGGACGACACCGCCCGGGGACCGGAGCGCGGGTTCGACAGGAACCGCTTCTACACCGGCGTCCTGCGGCAGCTCTCACCCACCTTCAGCACCGAGCTCGGCTACATCTGGGAGCATGCCGCCACCGGCGGACCGGGCCGCCGCGACGACCACGCCCTCATGAGCGTCGTGAACATCGCGTTCTCGCGGCGATAG
- a CDS encoding pyridoxal-phosphate dependent enzyme, giving the protein MPLHLDTPLVASRPLSLAAGRAIWLKLDALQPSGSFKMRGIGRACEAHHQRGAARFVTSSGGNAGLAVAHAGRQLAVPVTVVVPETTTETALALLRREGADVIVHGASWQEADERATSQVGAADAYIHPFDDPLIWDGHASMIDEVARAGLAPDAVVLSVGGGGLLCGVAAGLRRQGWDHVPIVSVETDGAASFAAGIAAGHPVAIDRIASVATSLGAKRVCARAVEWWRERPIQHVLVSDRSALDACERFLADHRILVEPACGASLALAYEANDALAPFETVLMVVCGGATATIDQIRQWAGRA; this is encoded by the coding sequence ATGCCGCTGCATCTCGACACGCCCCTCGTCGCCTCCCGTCCTCTGAGCCTCGCGGCCGGACGCGCCATCTGGCTCAAGCTCGATGCCCTCCAGCCGTCCGGCTCGTTCAAGATGCGGGGCATCGGTCGGGCGTGCGAGGCGCATCACCAGCGCGGTGCCGCCCGGTTCGTCACGTCGTCCGGAGGCAATGCCGGCCTGGCAGTGGCGCATGCCGGGCGCCAACTGGCCGTGCCGGTCACGGTGGTCGTGCCCGAGACCACCACGGAGACCGCACTCGCGCTCCTGCGGCGGGAAGGCGCCGACGTCATCGTGCACGGCGCGTCGTGGCAGGAGGCGGACGAGCGAGCCACATCGCAGGTGGGCGCCGCCGACGCCTACATCCATCCATTCGACGATCCCCTGATCTGGGACGGACACGCCTCGATGATCGACGAGGTGGCGCGGGCGGGCCTCGCGCCAGACGCCGTCGTGCTGTCGGTGGGCGGCGGGGGCCTGCTCTGCGGCGTGGCGGCGGGCCTGCGGCGGCAGGGATGGGACCACGTGCCGATCGTCTCGGTGGAGACCGACGGCGCGGCGTCGTTCGCGGCGGGCATCGCGGCGGGCCATCCGGTCGCCATCGATCGGATCGCCAGCGTGGCGACCTCGCTCGGCGCCAAGCGGGTGTGCGCCCGCGCCGTGGAGTGGTGGCGAGAGCGGCCCATCCAGCACGTGCTCGTCAGCGACCGCTCGGCCCTGGACGCGTGCGAGCGGTTCCTCGCCGACCATCGGATTCTCGTGGAGCCCGCCTGCGGCGCCAGCCTGGCCCTCGCCTACGAGGCCAACGACGCGCTGGCCCCATTCGAGACCGTCCTGATGGTCGTGTGCGGCGGCGCCACCGCGACCATCGACCAGATCCGCCAGTGGGCGGGGCGTGCCTGA